The Coffea eugenioides isolate CCC68of chromosome 8, Ceug_1.0, whole genome shotgun sequence genome has a segment encoding these proteins:
- the LOC113780785 gene encoding probable LRR receptor-like serine/threonine-protein kinase At3g47570 has translation MVLSISGLKDCCVQKQRESGNEEEACYSSFKDLSSNGFSGHIPKEIGNLEKLTYLSLMNNNFTGVIPREIGKLHGLKVLVLGRNNLTGTIPQNLQGLNLEWNQIAGSIPKEIGNLTILTELYFANNSLTVVAAFAIVFRRYWKKYQDSKGTNMVLVPTQERVSYYELLRATDGYSESNLLGIGSFGSVYKGILNDGRSIGVKVFNLELEGVLKSFDVECKVLKNLRHRNLVKVISGCWNQDFRALVLEYMCNGSLEKWLYSDNYFLDTLQRLNIMIDVASAVQYLHEEYSTPVIHCDLKPSNVLLDEDMVAHVSDFGIAKMLEKEESFAWTKTLATIGYIAPEYGSAGLISAKCDVYSYGIMLMEVFSRRKPNDELFAGNLNLKSWINDSLPNSILQVIDAKVLKREDENFTEKLEGLSSIMELALKCVCESPSERISMKVTLETLKKIKLKFLRVN, from the exons ACTTGTCATCCAACGGGTTTAGCGGGCACATACCTAAAGAAATTGGAAATCTGGAGAAGCTTACGTATTTATCCCTCATGAATAACAACTTCACAG GTGTAATTCCCCGAGAGATTGGCAAACTGCATGGTTTGAAGGTTCTCGTGTTGGGACGTAACAACTTGACAG GTACGATTCCACAAAACCTGCAGGGGCTCAATCTGGAATGGAATCAAATCGCGGGAAGCATTCCAAAAGAAATCGGGAATTTGACGATACTTACTGAGCTCTACTTCGCCAACAACTCCTTGACAG TTGTCGCAGCCTTTGCAATTGTCTTCAGAAGATATTGGAAGAAGTATCAGGATTCTAAAGGAACAAACATGGTATTAGTGCCAACGCAAGAAAGAGTTTCGTACTATGAACTTCTTCGAGCAACTGATGGGTACAGTGAAAGCAATTTGCTTGGCATTGGGAGTTTTGGATCTGTTTACAAGGGGATTCTCAATGACGGAAGGTCTATTGGTGTAAAGGTTTTCAATTTGGAATTGGAAGGAGTACTCAAGAGCTTTGATGTAGAGTGCAAAGTCCTGAAGAACCTTCGCCATCGAAATCTTGTGAAGGTCATCAGCGGTTGTTGGAACCAGGATTTTAGGGCCTTGGTGCTTGAATACATGTGCAATGGAAGCCTTGAGAAATGGCTGTATTCTGACAACTATTTCTTAGATACTCTACAGAGATTGAATATAATGATAGATGTGGCAAGTGCAGTGCAATATCTCCACGAAGAATATTCGACGCCTGTGATTCACTGTGATTTGAAGCCCAGTAATGTCTTACTTGATGAGGATATGGTTGCCCACGTCAGCGACTTTGGTATTGCAAAAATGCTGGAAAAGGAGGAAAGCTTTGCATGGACCAAGACCTTGGCTACAATTGGCTACATTGCTCCAG AGTATGGATCTGCGGGATTGATATCAGCAAAATGCGATGTTTATAGCTATGGAATCATGCTGATGGAAGTGTTTTCTAGAAGAAAGCCTAATGATGAATTGTTTGCTGGAAATTTGAACTTGAAGAGTTGGATAAATGATTCTCTACCTAATTCGATTCTTCAAGTCATTGATGCTAAGGTGTTGAAGCGTGAGGATGAAAATTTCACCGAGAAGTTGGAGGGTTTATCATCAATCATGGAATTGGCCTTAAAATGTGTTTGTGAATCTCCAAGTGAGAGAATTAGTATGAAAGTTACGCTGGAGACACTGAagaagataaaactcaaattttTGCGGGTCAATTAA
- the LOC113780786 gene encoding probable LRR receptor-like serine/threonine-protein kinase At3g47570, with translation MLTGGIPAAFKDLQNMQTLDMEDNNLNGTLENLCNLQRLAYVYLTTNQFSGSLPECFGNMTSLRDLTLGNNFLVSAIPNSFWKLKDLLQLNLSSNSLNGSLPLEVGTLKAVTSIDVSANQFSGDIPSTTGDLQNLLILNLSQNQFHGSIPESFGNMLSLQGLYLSHNNLSGFIPKSMEALRDLQELDVSYNHLSGEIPSGGHFRNFTTESFLFNDALCGDFRFHVPPCPRTNSIHRSRTKKVLLFVFVPLGIASVVVAAFAIVFRRYWKKYQDSKGTNMVLVPTQERVSYYELLRATDGYSESNVLGIGSFGSVYKGILNDGRSIAVKVFNLELEGVLKSFDVECEVLKNLRHRNLLKVISGCWNQDFRALVLEYMCNGSLEKWLYSDNYFLDTLQRLNIMIDVAIAVQYLHEEYSTPVIHCDLKPSNVLLDEDMVAHVSDFGVAKMLEKEESFAWTKTLATIGYIAPEYGSEGLISAKCDVYSYGIMLMEVFSRRKPNDEMFVGNLNLKSWINDSLPNSILQVIDAKLLKHEDENFTEKLESLSSIMELALKCVRESPSERISMEVTLETLKKIKLKFLRVN, from the exons ATGTTGACTGGAGGCATCCCAGCAGCATTCAAAGATCTACAAAACATGCAAACTTTGGATATGGAAGATAATAATCTAAATGGCACTTTAGAAAACCTTTGCAATTTGCAGAGGTTGGCTTATGTATACCTGACCACAAACCAGTTTTCTGGGTCTTTACCAGAATGCTTCGGTAATATGACTTCTCTTCGGGATCTTACACTAGGAAACAACTTTTTAGTCTCTGCCATACCTaatagtttttggaaactcaaAGATCTCTTGCAGTTGAACTTATCCTCAAACTCCCTAAATGGTTCCTTGCCCCTTGAAGTTGGAACTCTGAAAGCTGTAACATCTATAGACGTATCAGCGAATCAATTCTCTGGTGACATTCCCAGCACAACAGGTGATTTGCAAAACCTGTTGATTTTAAATTTATCCCAAAACCAATTTCATGGATCTATCCCAGAGTCATTTGGCAATATGCTCAGCTTGCAAGGACTTTACTTATCGCACAACAATCTTTCTGGCTTCATACCAAAGTCAATGGAGGCACTTCGGGACCTCCAAGAGCTTGACGTTTCTTATAACCATTTAAGTGGTGAAATTCCTTCTGGTGGTCACTTTAGGAACTTTACCACTGAATCTTTTCTCTTCAATGATGCATTGTGCGGAGATTTCAGGTTTCATGTGCCGCCTTGCCCAAGAACGAATTCAATTCACAGGTCGAGAACAAAAAAGGTGCTTCTATTTGTATTTGTTCCTCTGGGAATCGCTTCTGTAGTTGTCGCAGCCTTTGCAATTGTCTTCAGAAGATATTGGAAGAAGTATCAGGATTCTAAAGGAACAAACATGGTATTGGTGCCAACGCAAGAAAGAGTTTCGTACTATGAACTTCTTCGAGCAACTGATGGGTACAGTGAAAGCAATGTGCTTGGCATTGGGAGTTTTGGATCTGTTTACAAGGGGATTCTCAATGATGGAAGGTCTATTGCTGTAAAGGTTTTCAATTTGGAACTGGAAGGAGTGCTCAAGAGCTTTGATGTAGAGTGTGAAGTCCTGAAGAACCTTCGCCATCGAAATCTTTTGAAGGTCATCAGCGGTTGTTGGAACCAGGATTTTAGGGCCTTGGTGCTTGAATACATGTGCAATGGAAGCCTTGAGAAGTGGCTGTATTCTGACAACTATTTCTTGGATACTCTACAGAGATTGAATATAATGATAGATGTGGCAATTGCAGTGCAATATCTCCATGAAGAATATTCGACGCCTGTGATTCACTGTGATTTGAAGCCCAGTAATGTCTTACTTGATGAAGATATGGTTGCCCACGTCAGCGACTTTGGTGTCGCAAAAATGCTGGAAAAGGAGGAAAGCTTTGCATGGACCAAGACCTTAGCTACAATTGGCTACATTGCTCCAG AGTATGGATCTGAGGGTTTGATATCAGCAAAATGCGATGTTTATAGCTATGGAATCATGCTGATGGAAGTTTTTTCAAGAAGAAAGCCTAACGATGAAATGTTTGTGGGAAATTTGAACTTGAAGAGTTGGATAAATGATTCTCTGCCTAATTCGATTCTTCAGGTTATTGATGCTAAGTTGTTGAAGCATGAGGATGAAAATTTCACTGAGAAGTTGGAGAGTTTATCATCAATCATGGAATTGGCCTTAAAATGTGTTCGTGAATCTCCAAGCGAGAGAATTAGTATGGAAGTTACGCTGGAGACACTGAagaagataaaactcaaattcTTGCGGGTCAATTAA